One stretch of Shewanella sp. Arc9-LZ DNA includes these proteins:
- a CDS encoding glutathione S-transferase family protein yields MIKFYFHPGPNPMKIALFLEETGLEFELVPVDTLKGEQHSAEFKAINPNSKTPAIEDNGVRVFDSNAILLYLADKTGQLAATPDNRGELLSWLMFVATGLGPYSGQCVHFTHHAPEKIDYATNRYQRETQRHYQVLDAHLDNREFIVGDELSIVDIAAWGWVDKIGYVLGQDALATYPNVQRWFNSINNRPAVERARNMGKDIQFKAEFDEDAKRAFFPQNYVI; encoded by the coding sequence ATGATTAAATTTTATTTCCATCCAGGCCCTAACCCAATGAAAATTGCTCTGTTCCTCGAAGAAACAGGCCTTGAGTTTGAACTCGTGCCAGTGGATACCTTAAAAGGTGAGCAACATAGCGCTGAATTTAAAGCGATTAACCCAAACAGTAAAACACCCGCCATTGAAGATAACGGCGTGCGTGTATTCGATTCTAATGCCATTCTTTTATACCTTGCTGACAAAACCGGTCAATTAGCTGCAACCCCGGACAATCGTGGTGAGCTTCTGTCGTGGTTAATGTTCGTCGCCACTGGTTTAGGCCCTTATTCTGGTCAATGTGTCCATTTCACTCACCATGCACCAGAGAAAATAGATTACGCAACAAACCGTTATCAACGTGAAACTCAGCGCCATTACCAAGTACTTGACGCACATCTTGATAACCGTGAGTTTATCGTCGGTGATGAATTGAGCATTGTCGATATTGCTGCATGGGGTTGGGTTGATAAAATCGGCTATGTATTAGGCCAAGATGCCCTTGCCACTTACCCGAATGTTCAACGCTGGTTTAACAGCATCAACAACCGTCCTGCAGTTGAACGCGCCAGAAACATGGGTAAAGACATTCAATTTAAAGCAGAATTTGATGAAGACGCAAAACGTGCGTTTTTCCCACAAAATTATGTTATCTAA
- a CDS encoding fumarate hydratase — protein MSTNTTSHSTTHSPISSQAVVIKQADFIESIADSLQYISYYHPKDFVDAMTKAYEREESAAAKDAIAQILINSRMSAEGKRPLCQDTGIVTTFVKIGMSVQWDKTDMTVQEMVDEGVRRAYTNPDNPLRASIVSDPAGARKNTKDNTPSVVHIDMVAGNQIEVMIAAKGGGSENKSKMAMLNPSDDIAAWVEKTLPTMGAGWCPPGMLGIGIGGTAEKAAVLAKESLMDPVDIHELMARGAETTEEKLRLDIFERANNLGIGAQGLGGLTTVLDVKIKSVPTHAASKPVVMIPNCAATRHVHFHLDGTGPVDLVPPSLSDWPEITREAGENTHRVNLDTVTQAEIETWKSGDTLLLNGKMLTGRDAAHKRIQMLLESGEGLPAGVDFTGKFIYYVGPVDPVGDEVVGPAGPTTATRMDKFTDMMLDQTGLMGMIGKSERGPETVASIKKHKAVYLMAVGGAAYLVSKAIKKSRVVAFEDLGMEAIYEFDVQDMPVTVAVDTNGVNAHETGPAIWKINIANSKANK, from the coding sequence ATGTCGACGAATACCACATCTCACTCTACAACTCATTCACCTATATCTAGTCAAGCTGTCGTGATTAAACAAGCTGACTTTATTGAAAGTATTGCTGATTCTCTGCAATACATCTCGTATTACCATCCCAAAGACTTTGTTGATGCAATGACCAAAGCTTACGAGCGTGAAGAAAGCGCTGCCGCTAAAGACGCCATTGCCCAAATTCTGATTAACTCCCGTATGTCAGCCGAAGGCAAACGCCCTTTATGCCAAGACACTGGAATTGTCACCACCTTTGTTAAAATTGGTATGTCTGTTCAGTGGGATAAAACTGACATGACAGTTCAAGAAATGGTCGATGAAGGTGTACGTCGTGCTTATACCAATCCAGATAATCCATTACGTGCATCAATAGTGTCAGACCCTGCCGGTGCGCGTAAAAATACCAAAGACAACACACCATCAGTGGTTCATATTGATATGGTTGCTGGTAATCAAATAGAAGTGATGATTGCAGCCAAAGGTGGTGGGTCGGAAAATAAATCCAAAATGGCCATGCTTAATCCGTCAGACGATATCGCCGCTTGGGTAGAAAAAACATTACCAACAATGGGCGCGGGCTGGTGTCCACCGGGTATGTTAGGCATAGGTATCGGTGGTACTGCTGAGAAAGCGGCCGTTCTGGCCAAAGAATCATTAATGGACCCTGTTGATATTCATGAGTTGATGGCTCGTGGTGCAGAGACCACAGAAGAAAAGCTTCGTTTAGACATTTTTGAACGCGCAAATAATTTAGGCATAGGCGCTCAAGGGTTGGGCGGACTCACTACAGTATTAGATGTTAAAATTAAATCTGTACCGACTCATGCAGCGTCTAAACCGGTGGTGATGATCCCTAACTGCGCAGCAACGCGCCATGTGCATTTTCATTTAGATGGCACTGGTCCAGTCGATTTAGTACCACCATCTTTGTCTGATTGGCCTGAAATTACTCGTGAAGCGGGAGAAAACACTCACCGTGTCAATTTAGATACGGTCACTCAAGCTGAAATCGAAACTTGGAAGAGTGGTGATACCTTATTACTCAACGGTAAAATGCTGACTGGCCGCGATGCGGCCCATAAAAGGATTCAAATGTTGCTTGAGTCTGGTGAAGGTTTACCAGCAGGTGTCGATTTTACCGGTAAGTTTATTTATTACGTTGGCCCAGTAGACCCAGTCGGTGATGAAGTGGTTGGCCCTGCAGGCCCAACAACGGCAACCCGTATGGATAAGTTCACTGACATGATGTTAGACCAAACAGGCCTAATGGGCATGATTGGTAAGTCTGAGCGTGGTCCTGAAACGGTTGCTTCAATTAAAAAGCACAAAGCAGTGTATTTAATGGCTGTTGGCGGCGCGGCATACCTAGTGTCGAAAGCGATTAAGAAATCACGTGTTGTCGCATTTGAAGATTTAGGCATGGAAGCGATTTACGAATTTGATGTGCAAGACATGCCTGTGACCGTGGCGGTTGATACCAATGGTGTTAATGCGCACGAAACTGGCCCAGCGATTTGGAAAATTAACATCGCTAACAGTAAAGCTAATAAGTAA
- a CDS encoding S9 family peptidase has protein sequence MKKSSVLFALVAAGMATSVSAAEPAAFNVQQLVNLNKLHSAAVSNDGKTMVYGVKVVDDKGEGNSDLYLLDLNDKNAKPKQLTSAAGTEHDVSFSPDGKSIYFLATRSGTSQLYQLALDGGEAIAVTDLPLDINGYKLSNDGKQVVMTLRVFPECKDLACSKDKFTAEAERKSTGRQYKQLMVRHWDTWEDHARNHLFVASLNGNKITTATNVTAGRDTETPPKPFSGMEEVTFTADGKYVVYSAKAPSRDQAWTTNYDLWQVPVAGGETVNLTPDNQAWDAQPTFSADGRYLAYLAMTKAGYEADRSRIMLRDNVTGQEKEVAPLWDRSASSLNFSADGRTLYVTAQDLGQVTIFEVNTQFGDVRPIYNQGSNSLVAVTSNRLIFQKSSLVEPGDLFSVSLEGEQLKQLTNVNSEKLADIKFGDFEQFNFKGWNDETVHGYWIKPVNYEEGKKYPIAYLVHGGPQGSFGNSFSSRWNAQLWAGAGYGVVMVDFHGSTGYGQAFTDSIGKDWGGKPLEDLKKGMAAVTAQQPWLDANNACALGGSYGGYMMNWFQGKWNDGFKCLVDHAGLFDMRSMYYVTEELWFPEYEFGGPYDQNKELYEKFNPVNYVENWKTPMLVIHGEKDYRVPYGQGLAAFTFMQRKGIPSELLVFPDENHWILNQDNLQLWYKNVLGWMDRWTAK, from the coding sequence ATGAAAAAGTCTTCTGTATTATTCGCACTGGTTGCTGCTGGTATGGCAACATCAGTGTCTGCGGCAGAGCCCGCAGCTTTTAATGTTCAGCAACTGGTTAACTTAAATAAGTTGCATTCAGCGGCCGTATCAAATGATGGTAAAACCATGGTGTACGGCGTAAAAGTGGTTGATGATAAAGGCGAGGGCAACTCAGATCTTTATCTTCTCGATTTGAACGATAAAAATGCTAAGCCAAAGCAACTTACCTCGGCAGCCGGTACTGAACACGATGTCAGCTTTTCGCCAGATGGAAAATCGATTTATTTCCTCGCCACGCGCTCCGGCACCAGTCAATTGTATCAATTGGCCCTTGATGGCGGAGAAGCTATCGCGGTTACTGATTTACCGTTAGATATCAATGGCTACAAATTGTCTAACGACGGTAAGCAAGTTGTTATGACGCTGCGGGTATTTCCAGAGTGTAAAGACTTAGCGTGTTCAAAAGACAAGTTTACTGCCGAAGCTGAACGTAAAAGCACCGGGCGTCAATACAAGCAGTTGATGGTACGTCATTGGGACACTTGGGAAGATCATGCACGTAATCATTTGTTTGTCGCCTCGCTTAATGGCAACAAAATTACCACAGCAACAAACGTAACAGCGGGCCGTGACACTGAAACACCGCCTAAGCCATTTTCTGGTATGGAAGAAGTCACCTTTACTGCAGACGGTAAGTACGTTGTTTATAGCGCGAAAGCGCCGAGCCGTGATCAAGCTTGGACTACTAACTACGATTTATGGCAAGTGCCTGTAGCTGGCGGTGAAACGGTTAACTTAACCCCAGATAACCAAGCATGGGATGCCCAGCCAACGTTCTCTGCCGATGGCCGTTATCTTGCTTATTTAGCCATGACCAAGGCGGGTTACGAAGCTGATCGCTCCCGCATTATGTTACGTGACAATGTTACAGGTCAGGAAAAAGAAGTCGCACCATTGTGGGATCGCAGTGCGAGTTCATTAAATTTTAGTGCCGATGGTCGTACTTTGTATGTGACAGCACAAGATCTTGGGCAAGTGACCATTTTTGAAGTGAACACTCAGTTTGGTGATGTGCGTCCTATTTACAACCAAGGCAGCAACAGCCTAGTGGCTGTGACCAGTAATCGTCTTATTTTCCAGAAGTCATCATTAGTTGAACCTGGCGATTTATTCAGTGTGTCACTAGAAGGTGAACAACTTAAACAGCTAACCAACGTCAACAGTGAAAAATTAGCTGACATTAAGTTTGGTGATTTTGAACAGTTCAACTTTAAAGGTTGGAATGACGAAACTGTTCATGGTTATTGGATCAAACCTGTTAACTATGAAGAAGGTAAAAAATACCCAATAGCTTACCTGGTACACGGTGGCCCACAAGGCTCATTTGGTAACAGTTTCAGCAGCCGCTGGAATGCTCAGTTATGGGCGGGTGCAGGCTATGGCGTAGTGATGGTCGACTTCCATGGTTCTACTGGATATGGTCAAGCGTTTACCGACTCTATTGGCAAGGATTGGGGCGGAAAACCGCTTGAAGATCTTAAAAAAGGCATGGCAGCAGTTACCGCGCAGCAACCTTGGTTAGATGCTAACAATGCATGTGCACTGGGCGGTTCTTACGGTGGCTATATGATGAACTGGTTCCAAGGTAAATGGAACGATGGCTTCAAGTGTTTAGTCGACCATGCTGGTTTGTTTGATATGCGTTCTATGTATTACGTTACAGAAGAATTATGGTTCCCTGAATATGAATTCGGTGGCCCATACGATCAAAACAAAGAGCTATATGAAAAGTTTAACCCAGTAAACTATGTTGAAAACTGGAAAACGCCGATGCTCGTCATCCATGGTGAAAAAGACTACCGTGTACCTTATGGCCAAGGTCTTGCTGCATTTACCTTTATGCAGCGTAAAGGTATTCCTTCAGAGCTATTGGTATTTCCAGATGAGAATCACTGGATCTTAAATCAAGATAACCTACAGCTATGGTACAAGAATGTACTAGGCTGGATGGATCGTTGGACAGCTAAATAA
- the pabB gene encoding aminodeoxychorismate synthase component I gives MSARAKNALFMQKLDWKINTKQLFSLVNHQPWAILLDSANAPHQDAKFDIIGFNPIATLTSSDGISRFSAKDSVIKALNIKIDRHANPFNTLAELQARLYPSAQDSQHPFSVGALGAFGYDLGRNIEKLPQISIKDIHLDDMNIGFYDFSLVYSYVDKSWYAYHYDGSEALKVELNLIESKIQKSASNAITSRPFRLTTAWSNQIDSQQYQHKFAQVQQYLLSGDCYQINLTQRFEAQYQGDEWQAYCALSLANQAPFSAFMRVDNHCMLSISPERFIKLNDQYIETKPIKGTMPRHHDPILDQQAASALITSEKDRAENVMIVDLLRNDIGKVAAPGSVKVPRLFAIESFPAVHHLVSTVTATLAPHKTAFDLLNAAFPGGSITGAPKIRAMEIIEELEPSRRNLYCGSIGYISQNGNMDTSITIRTLVTENNHIYCWAGGGIVADSNGAAEYQESFDKVSKILPLLANLNQQQTTVDNH, from the coding sequence ATGTCTGCGCGGGCAAAAAACGCACTCTTCATGCAAAAACTGGACTGGAAAATAAACACAAAGCAGCTATTTTCACTGGTAAACCACCAGCCATGGGCGATATTACTCGACTCAGCCAATGCTCCGCACCAAGATGCCAAATTCGACATCATCGGCTTTAATCCTATTGCAACGTTAACCAGCAGCGATGGCATCAGTCGATTTAGTGCCAAAGACTCGGTCATCAAAGCACTCAATATTAAAATAGATCGCCACGCCAACCCCTTTAACACATTAGCTGAACTGCAAGCGCGGTTATATCCTTCAGCGCAAGACAGCCAACATCCATTTAGTGTCGGAGCCCTGGGCGCATTTGGCTATGACCTGGGCCGAAATATTGAAAAGCTGCCACAAATTTCCATTAAAGATATTCATCTTGATGATATGAATATTGGTTTTTATGATTTTTCACTCGTCTACAGTTACGTTGATAAATCTTGGTATGCTTACCATTATGATGGATCTGAAGCGTTAAAAGTTGAGTTGAATTTAATTGAATCTAAAATACAAAAATCAGCCAGTAACGCGATAACATCAAGGCCTTTCAGATTAACTACGGCTTGGAGTAATCAGATAGACAGTCAGCAGTATCAACATAAATTTGCTCAAGTGCAGCAGTATTTATTGAGTGGTGATTGTTATCAAATCAATTTAACCCAACGATTTGAAGCTCAATATCAAGGAGATGAATGGCAAGCTTATTGTGCTTTATCCCTTGCAAACCAAGCGCCTTTTTCGGCATTTATGCGAGTTGATAACCACTGCATGTTATCTATCTCACCAGAACGTTTTATTAAACTTAACGATCAATATATCGAAACTAAACCCATTAAAGGTACCATGCCGCGCCATCATGATCCCATTTTGGATCAACAAGCCGCTAGCGCATTAATCACTTCCGAGAAAGACCGCGCCGAAAATGTGATGATTGTTGACCTGCTCAGAAACGATATCGGTAAAGTCGCTGCCCCAGGCTCGGTTAAAGTGCCTAGGTTATTCGCCATTGAAAGCTTTCCTGCGGTGCATCATCTAGTTAGTACGGTTACCGCCACACTTGCACCACACAAAACAGCATTCGATTTACTTAACGCCGCCTTTCCTGGAGGGTCAATTACCGGTGCGCCAAAAATCCGCGCAATGGAAATCATTGAAGAATTAGAACCGTCCAGACGTAACCTTTATTGCGGCAGCATCGGCTATATAAGCCAAAATGGAAACATGGACACCAGTATTACTATTCGTACTTTGGTCACTGAAAATAATCACATTTACTGCTGGGCAGGTGGTGGTATTGTTGCCGACTCCAATGGCGCTGCGGAGTATCAAGAAAGCTTTGATAAAGTCAGTAAAATATTACCTTTGTTGGCGAATCTAAATCAGCAACAAACAACGGTCGACAATCATTAA
- a CDS encoding YchE family NAAT transporter produces the protein MDFMLYIKFFLGLLAIINPVGLLPVFVSLTSHQTEVERRHTNRVANFAVVVILLVTAIAGHYILSMFSISLSAFRIAGGSLICIIAMSMLQGKISEVKRNQEEDRESSGMESVAVVPLALPLMAGPGAISAVIVFAAEHHQITNYIGMFLTIIILGLVSWGLFRMAPMLFKLLGKTGINVITRLMGLLMLSLGIEVIAAGVKGLFPTLIG, from the coding sequence GTGGATTTCATGCTTTATATCAAGTTCTTTCTAGGACTATTAGCCATTATTAACCCAGTAGGGTTATTACCTGTTTTTGTTAGCTTAACCAGCCATCAAACTGAAGTTGAGCGTAGACATACCAACCGGGTGGCAAACTTTGCCGTAGTGGTCATTTTATTGGTGACGGCAATAGCAGGGCATTACATTCTTAGTATGTTCAGTATTTCATTATCGGCTTTTCGTATTGCCGGTGGTAGCTTGATTTGTATTATTGCCATGTCGATGCTGCAAGGTAAAATCAGTGAAGTGAAACGCAACCAAGAAGAAGACCGTGAGTCTTCAGGTATGGAGTCTGTTGCGGTTGTCCCTTTAGCTTTGCCATTAATGGCTGGTCCTGGTGCCATTAGTGCGGTGATTGTGTTTGCGGCGGAGCATCACCAAATAACCAACTACATTGGTATGTTTTTAACCATTATTATCTTAGGTCTTGTTAGTTGGGGTTTATTTCGTATGGCGCCAATGCTGTTTAAACTATTAGGTAAAACTGGCATTAACGTTATTACTCGTCTAATGGGTTTACTGATGTTGT
- a CDS encoding TonB-dependent siderophore receptor: MYKSLVSLAVIASISAPVAIAAEEGENLERIQVIGSRIALRTATDSATPVDIITSEQLEATGITETAKALQFAAPSYSFPFSSITDGSDAVRPASLRGMSPDHTLVLVNGKRRHGSALVHLAGTLGKGSSNVDLNAIPMTSIKRIEILRDGASALYGSDAIAGVINVVLKDSDEGGSIAAQVGQTYEGDGEQVRLGINQGFSFSQDGFVNVSLEAHQKNSTNRAGFDSRQQYPTLADGSLDPREATFDRKNHHVGDSDYDNYGLFVNAEQGLDTKGKLYAFGGISKRSSTSGAFYRRALDSRNVIEVYPDGFLPQISPEIIDYSLVTGYEFELGQWEIDSSVGFGSNSFEYNVENSINASLGPNSPTSFDAGTLSTSELNLNLDASTYYDFANDSDLLVAMGITWRESGYQIEAGQEESYIQGDYQDKSGGSQGFGGFTKESEVDEDRTNLGLYIELENQLTDDFYWAAAVRYEDYSDFGGNTSWKLSGRYELTDRVALRLTTDTGFRAPSVQQLYFTNVSTFFDPDPVTGEFIPRESGTFNQLSPVRAELGIPDLKAEVSHSYSAGIVYTGDNGFAVTLDAYEINVDDRIILSGSIDKESSPAIAAIIEGTNADSARFFMNAVDTKTQGVDLVITQGFDLGEYGDLKANLAYSYKETEIESISLPSILNGLEDELFDNIEVVRMTEANPKNTANIGFTHQYDDFTTNLRFSYFGEYTVGYSSSEVEYGARWTTDLSTRYRATDNLSVTLGVQNLFDTYPEKRPEDNNFNGIFVYPLTNTPFGFNGGYYYLDLRYTY; encoded by the coding sequence ATGTATAAAAGTCTCGTATCTTTGGCCGTTATTGCCAGTATTTCAGCCCCAGTAGCAATCGCTGCAGAAGAAGGTGAAAACCTAGAGCGCATTCAAGTTATTGGATCGCGTATTGCCCTTCGTACCGCCACAGACAGTGCAACCCCTGTCGATATTATTACCTCAGAACAACTTGAAGCAACAGGTATAACCGAAACCGCTAAGGCATTGCAGTTTGCTGCGCCCAGCTACAGCTTTCCATTCTCGTCAATTACCGATGGCAGCGACGCGGTTCGCCCTGCAAGCTTACGAGGCATGTCACCTGATCACACTTTAGTGTTGGTTAATGGTAAGCGCCGCCATGGTTCAGCATTGGTTCACTTAGCCGGTACTTTAGGCAAAGGTTCATCAAACGTTGACCTTAACGCCATTCCAATGACTTCAATTAAACGGATTGAAATTTTACGCGACGGTGCATCAGCGCTATACGGCTCTGATGCGATTGCGGGTGTCATCAACGTCGTGCTGAAAGACAGCGACGAAGGTGGCAGCATTGCCGCCCAGGTTGGCCAAACCTACGAAGGCGACGGTGAACAAGTACGCCTAGGCATTAATCAAGGCTTTAGTTTTAGCCAAGACGGCTTTGTGAATGTGTCTTTAGAAGCACATCAGAAAAATTCAACTAATCGTGCCGGTTTTGATTCACGCCAGCAATACCCGACCCTAGCAGATGGTAGCCTTGATCCACGTGAAGCCACATTCGATCGTAAAAATCATCATGTTGGCGACAGTGATTATGACAACTACGGTTTATTTGTAAATGCTGAGCAAGGGTTAGATACCAAGGGTAAGCTTTATGCCTTTGGTGGTATTAGCAAACGCAGCTCAACTTCAGGCGCTTTTTATCGTCGTGCGTTGGATTCTCGTAACGTTATTGAAGTGTATCCAGACGGCTTTTTACCACAAATTAGCCCAGAGATTATCGATTACTCTTTAGTCACCGGTTATGAGTTTGAGTTGGGCCAATGGGAAATTGATTCATCAGTTGGTTTTGGTAGCAACAGCTTTGAATACAATGTTGAAAACAGCATTAACGCTTCGCTTGGCCCTAACAGCCCAACAAGCTTTGATGCTGGTACATTGTCGACCAGTGAGCTGAATCTAAATTTAGATGCTTCAACCTACTACGATTTTGCCAATGACTCTGACTTACTCGTGGCAATGGGCATCACATGGCGCGAAAGTGGCTATCAAATTGAAGCTGGCCAAGAAGAATCGTATATCCAAGGCGATTACCAAGATAAATCGGGTGGTAGCCAGGGATTTGGTGGTTTCACTAAAGAATCTGAAGTAGATGAAGACCGTACAAACCTTGGTTTGTACATCGAACTTGAAAACCAACTTACCGATGACTTTTATTGGGCGGCAGCTGTTCGATATGAAGACTATTCAGATTTCGGTGGCAATACCAGTTGGAAATTGTCTGGTCGATATGAGCTAACAGACCGAGTGGCACTTCGTTTAACCACCGACACGGGTTTTCGCGCGCCAAGTGTACAACAGCTTTATTTTACCAACGTATCCACTTTCTTTGACCCTGATCCGGTCACTGGTGAATTTATTCCTAGAGAGTCAGGTACCTTTAACCAGTTATCACCGGTTAGAGCTGAGCTAGGTATTCCCGATCTTAAAGCGGAAGTATCACACTCTTATAGTGCAGGTATTGTTTACACTGGCGACAATGGCTTTGCAGTGACATTAGATGCTTATGAAATCAATGTTGATGACAGAATCATTTTGTCTGGTTCTATCGACAAAGAAAGCTCACCCGCCATTGCTGCGATTATTGAAGGCACCAATGCCGACTCGGCGCGTTTCTTTATGAATGCGGTTGATACTAAAACTCAAGGTGTAGACTTAGTTATCACTCAAGGTTTTGACCTTGGTGAATACGGCGATCTAAAAGCAAACCTTGCTTACTCATACAAAGAAACTGAAATTGAGTCAATTTCTTTGCCTTCGATCCTCAATGGATTAGAAGACGAGCTATTTGATAATATTGAAGTCGTTCGCATGACGGAAGCCAATCCGAAAAATACCGCTAACATCGGTTTTACTCATCAATACGATGACTTCACCACTAACTTACGTTTCAGCTATTTCGGTGAATATACCGTGGGTTATTCATCTAGTGAAGTAGAATATGGTGCGAGATGGACCACTGATTTAAGTACTCGTTACCGTGCAACCGATAACCTTTCAGTGACGTTAGGGGTACAAAACCTATTTGATACTTATCCAGAGAAACGCCCAGAGGATAATAATTTTAACGGCATATTTGTATACCCACTGACCAATACTCCGTTTGGATTTAACGGTGGTTACTATTACTTAGATCTACGTTATACCTACTAA
- a CDS encoding phospho-sugar mutase: MNTHLQHQINQWLNNDPDPHTRSQLQTLIDNGNETELAARFAGRLAFGTAGLRGEVGVGPMAMNRLVIRQTTAGLGAYLLEQIDNAAERGVVIGYDGRHDSFTFAHDAASVLTAMGINVHLTYKVAATPLVAFGVKHLNAAAGIVVTASHNPPQYNGYKVYWENGAQIIPPHDTGIAAQITRAATLTIPFLALDDAISQDKLTWLQDDFYQAYRQGIREAKELQYHSGQDKVSLAYTAMHGVGADMAETVLNDAGFTQVYSVAAQREPDGDFPTVNFPNPEEKGAMDLVIAEAKKHHATLACANDPDADRFAVAARTENGDYQMLTGDQVGVLFGHYLLSHAPRNQQLTGTTIVSSSLLSKIATEFGSQSYTTLTGFKWLMNVGIAKHQADNQFLFAYEEALGYTIGNLVWDKDGLSALVAFAQLTAELADNGQTIWDKLEQIYRQHGFHLNKQVSIALNADTPNIGAYLREHPPVKIGEYAVISTDDLKSLQRTDADGSKQAIDLPSSDVLIYALEGGARVIVRPSGTEPKIKCYYEVVETMTSSDTWASAQTRAEDAMATFITSHQTSLPS; the protein is encoded by the coding sequence ATGAATACCCATCTTCAACATCAAATCAACCAATGGCTCAATAACGATCCCGACCCACACACCCGCTCACAACTGCAAACGTTAATTGATAACGGTAATGAAACAGAACTAGCGGCACGCTTTGCGGGTCGTTTAGCATTTGGCACTGCAGGGCTTAGAGGCGAAGTGGGCGTTGGGCCTATGGCAATGAACCGTTTGGTTATCCGCCAAACTACTGCCGGTCTGGGGGCTTACTTACTCGAGCAAATCGACAATGCTGCCGAGCGTGGTGTCGTGATAGGTTACGATGGTCGTCATGATTCCTTTACCTTTGCCCATGATGCCGCAAGTGTATTAACCGCTATGGGCATTAACGTGCATTTAACCTATAAGGTTGCCGCCACGCCGTTAGTCGCTTTTGGGGTAAAACATCTTAACGCTGCGGCTGGCATTGTGGTTACCGCAAGTCATAACCCACCACAATACAATGGCTATAAAGTCTATTGGGAAAATGGCGCACAAATTATTCCTCCTCACGACACAGGCATAGCCGCCCAAATTACTCGGGCTGCCACTCTGACTATTCCCTTTTTAGCACTAGACGATGCTATCTCACAAGATAAGCTTACTTGGTTACAAGACGATTTCTATCAAGCCTATCGCCAAGGAATTCGTGAAGCTAAAGAGCTGCAATACCACAGCGGACAAGACAAGGTCAGTTTAGCTTACACCGCAATGCACGGTGTTGGTGCCGACATGGCTGAAACGGTATTAAATGATGCTGGTTTTACCCAAGTGTATTCAGTGGCGGCTCAACGTGAACCTGATGGCGACTTTCCTACGGTAAACTTTCCAAATCCTGAAGAAAAAGGCGCAATGGATTTGGTGATTGCAGAAGCCAAAAAGCACCATGCTACACTTGCTTGTGCCAACGACCCTGATGCTGACCGCTTTGCTGTTGCCGCTCGCACTGAAAATGGCGACTACCAAATGTTGACAGGCGATCAAGTTGGAGTGTTATTTGGTCATTACTTACTCAGCCATGCGCCTAGAAATCAGCAACTTACTGGCACTACTATCGTGTCCTCAAGCCTGTTGTCTAAAATTGCCACTGAGTTTGGTAGCCAAAGCTATACCACTCTTACCGGCTTTAAGTGGTTAATGAATGTCGGTATTGCCAAGCACCAAGCTGACAATCAGTTCTTATTCGCTTATGAAGAGGCACTCGGTTACACCATTGGTAACTTAGTGTGGGATAAAGATGGATTATCGGCATTAGTGGCCTTTGCCCAACTGACTGCAGAACTTGCAGATAATGGACAAACCATTTGGGATAAACTCGAGCAGATTTATCGCCAACATGGATTTCACCTTAATAAACAAGTGAGTATTGCCCTTAATGCTGACACGCCAAATATTGGTGCCTATTTACGCGAACATCCACCCGTGAAAATTGGTGAGTATGCGGTGATCTCGACCGACGATTTAAAAAGTCTACAGCGCACTGACGCCGATGGCAGCAAACAAGCCATTGATTTACCTAGCAGCGATGTGTTGATTTATGCCTTAGAAGGTGGCGCTCGAGTCATTGTTCGCCCGTCGGGTACTGAACCTAAAATTAAATGTTATTACGAAGTGGTTGAAACCATGACAAGCTCGGACACTTGGGCATCGGCACAAACTCGTGCAGAGGATGCCATGGCGACCTTCATTACATCGCACCAAACGAGCTTACCCAGCTAG